Part of the Candidatus Eisenbacteria bacterium genome is shown below.
AAAGAGCTGCCTCTCTTCTTGGAGTCAAGGACGAGTCGCGCATCGTTTTTACGCTGAATGCGACCGAGGCGCTGAATCTTGCGATCAAGGGTGTGCTCCGCGATGGCGATCACGTCGTCGCGACCGGCATGCAGCACAACTCGGTCGTGAGGCCGCTAAGGAGGCTCACAACAGAGAAAAATGTGACGGTCACATATGTTCCTTTCGAGCGCGATGGGAGCTTCTCTCTTGCCAAGCTGAGAAACGAGATTAGACCCAACACGAGAGCGATCATTGCAATTCACGTGTCAAACGCTTTCGGGATTGTTGCTCCGCTCAGTGGGCTGGCAGAGCTTGCGAAGCAGCGTTCGCTCCCTCTTCTGGTGGACGGTGCACAGGGTCTCGGCAACCTTTCATTCGATCTCGGTTCGCTTGGTGTTGACCTGTATGCTTTTTGCGGGCACAAGGCTATACTCGGGCCCCACGGGACAGGCGGCCTCTACATCAGGGAAGGATTGGAGCTTTCTCCCCTTGTTGAGGGGAGCACTGGCAGTGAGTCTGAATCTGATATGCAGCCTGCCTATCTGCCTGACAGGTTCGAGAGCGGAACGCAGAACTGCCTGGGACTGGCAGGTCTGGCCGCGAGCGCTGATTTCATACTCTCCATCGGACTTGAAAAGTTCGTTCGGGCCAAAATGCGAGTGACAACACACCTCGTGGAGAAAATGAAGGCGATTCCAGGGATTGAGCTCTATTTCACCGGCGATCTGGAGAACAGAACACCCATCCTGGCTTTCAACGTCAAAGGTCACGACTCCAGTGAAACAGCCGAAATGCTTGATAAAAGGTTTGGAATTCTTGTGAGGGCCGGACTTCACTGTGCTCCCATGGCTCACAAAGAAGCTGGAACTCTGGAGAGGGGAATCGTACGAGCGAGCATCGGTCCCTTTGTCAAGGAATCTGATATAGATTATTTTGTCGAGTGCGTGGATAGCATTTCGTCGAAGAATTGAAATTGACAACAAAGTCTCCAGGCAACATCTTTACGGTGGAGGAAAATAGTCCTGAATAGGGGAGGGAAGATGGCAAAGACAGTCTCGCAGAGGGAACACAGGAGAAGGCAGGAAGAAAAGGTGAGGAGGAAGGACAAGATCAAGGAGGCGCGGGCCCGGGCGAAGCCCGAGATTTCCTTCACAAAGAAGAATTACCTGGTGATGGGGTTGGGAATCCTATCAATCGTTCTGGGATATGTCTTTCTGGCAAGAGGTTCAATAACGCTGGCTCCTTTTCTTCTCGTTCTAGGCTATGTAGTGATTATCCCGATAGGTCTCATCCTGAAGTGATATCTGCTCCTTTTCGGATGGGCGAATAGCTCAGCGGTTAGAGCACTTGCCTTACACGCAAGGGGCCACAGGTTCAAATCCTGTTTCGCCCACATATCTCTGAAACCCTTACGCGAACGTGCTTGCCCGGGCTCAAAGATTGCCGTAATTCCATCTGAGACATGGAGTAACGACTTTGACCTTCCGGACGGGAAAAACCGTTCCCCGGCCAGCCCGCAGTCAGAAGGCGGGTATGCCAACGGCAGGGATGTCCATGGGAGCCGACTGGACCGGACTGATGGGCTGTCCTCCTCCAAAGGTCAGGCTCTCTGAGCTTTCGAAGGGGAATCTCCGAGTTTTTAGCTTGACAGGGTCAAAAAGAGTGTGATATACTATTTGTGTTGTAAGAGGATAACTGGGCAATAGTTCATCCTTGACAGAAGCTTTCTCGCAGTGGTATAATGTAGCTACAAATTGTCGAAGGAAAGGCTTTAATTTTTTGCTACAGCGAAAGGAGGTGTTCAGCTGGGTTACACAGTGTAGTTTGTTCCTCCCCTGTTTGTCGGGTCATCTTAGTGATTTCTTCTAGTAGGAGGTGTGGAAATGCTGAAAGTGTTGAGCTTGAGTGGCCTACTGCTTTTCGCCTGGGTGGTCATAG
Proteins encoded:
- a CDS encoding aminotransferase class V-fold PLP-dependent enzyme is translated as MTSSRLLYLDNASTSWPKPECMMDAMNKFTAEIGASSGRGAHRLAVESSRQVYLARKRAASLLGVKDESRIVFTLNATEALNLAIKGVLRDGDHVVATGMQHNSVVRPLRRLTTEKNVTVTYVPFERDGSFSLAKLRNEIRPNTRAIIAIHVSNAFGIVAPLSGLAELAKQRSLPLLVDGAQGLGNLSFDLGSLGVDLYAFCGHKAILGPHGTGGLYIREGLELSPLVEGSTGSESESDMQPAYLPDRFESGTQNCLGLAGLAASADFILSIGLEKFVRAKMRVTTHLVEKMKAIPGIELYFTGDLENRTPILAFNVKGHDSSETAEMLDKRFGILVRAGLHCAPMAHKEAGTLERGIVRASIGPFVKESDIDYFVECVDSISSKN